A genome region from Candidatus Zixiibacteriota bacterium includes the following:
- a CDS encoding MATE family efflux transporter, whose product MTELARKVIAEEESVLKSIFRMGIPSAIGFFAANMYDFIDALWLARLGASHVAAVTIFFGFYWVISSFNQLAGTGSVSIISQNYGNDDHARAVAAIKETYILKWIIAIVFGLAGLFFLEDVMRFLGAADEPIGEEGQSVLSLSMQYGTIQLIGLGFSMCAFTNYTALRGVGNPRMAMLLMIASVVLNIILDPFLIFGWWIFPKLGIVGAALASLIAHTASFIAGLVLFFSGIANVRMKFRGDSPVRLKSIWKIVRIGAPAGLNAVSFSLSRSIVLRFVAITSAEAVAAYGIGMKISALSIMIIVGLGLGLAALIGQLLGAEKPQRARQTAYQAMLVALVITILIALITIVFARPIMHIFFKPSQGVAETQVIEIGVTLLRIISLSLPAIGMYIIMEMVFTGAGNNVPPMVFGMIMGWVIEIPLILIAIYVLEAGHVGIWWAVTISAVAGSLLTFWWFSRGNWLKTRVKGD is encoded by the coding sequence ATGACTGAACTTGCCAGAAAAGTTATCGCTGAGGAAGAAAGCGTTTTAAAAAGCATCTTCCGCATGGGTATTCCCTCTGCAATCGGATTTTTTGCCGCTAATATGTATGATTTCATCGACGCTCTCTGGCTGGCACGGCTGGGCGCTTCCCATGTCGCCGCGGTTACGATCTTTTTCGGGTTTTACTGGGTTATCTCGTCTTTTAACCAGCTGGCCGGCACCGGTTCCGTTTCCATAATTTCTCAAAATTACGGTAACGACGACCACGCCCGCGCGGTTGCCGCAATCAAGGAAACGTATATCCTGAAATGGATCATCGCGATCGTCTTCGGCCTGGCCGGGCTCTTCTTTCTCGAAGATGTGATGCGATTTTTGGGAGCGGCTGATGAGCCGATCGGTGAGGAGGGTCAGTCGGTTCTGAGCCTGTCGATGCAGTATGGCACAATTCAGCTGATCGGGCTCGGTTTCTCGATGTGCGCCTTCACTAATTATACTGCCCTGCGGGGAGTCGGTAACCCGCGCATGGCGATGCTTCTGATGATCGCTTCGGTAGTTTTGAACATCATTCTCGACCCGTTCTTGATTTTCGGCTGGTGGATTTTTCCCAAACTGGGCATAGTCGGAGCCGCGCTGGCCTCGTTGATCGCGCATACCGCGTCCTTTATCGCCGGGCTGGTACTGTTTTTCTCGGGAATCGCCAATGTGCGCATGAAATTTAGAGGCGACAGCCCGGTCAGGTTGAAATCGATCTGGAAAATCGTCCGGATCGGCGCACCGGCCGGTCTAAATGCTGTCTCGTTTTCGCTCAGCCGTTCGATCGTGCTCCGTTTCGTGGCGATCACTTCGGCCGAAGCTGTGGCCGCCTACGGTATCGGCATGAAGATTTCAGCTCTTTCGATCATGATTATAGTCGGTCTTGGTTTGGGACTGGCGGCATTGATCGGCCAGCTTCTGGGCGCGGAAAAGCCACAACGAGCCAGGCAGACAGCCTACCAGGCGATGCTGGTAGCGCTTGTGATCACTATCCTGATAGCCTTGATCACGATCGTCTTCGCCCGGCCGATCATGCACATCTTCTTCAAACCCTCACAGGGAGTAGCCGAAACGCAGGTGATCGAAATCGGCGTCACGCTTTTGCGCATCATCTCGCTGAGCCTGCCGGCGATCGGGATGTATATCATTATGGAAATGGTTTTTACGGGCGCCGGTAATAATGTCCCGCCGATGGTGTTCGGTATGATAATGGGCTGGGTGATCGAGATCCCCTTGATCCTGATCGCTATCTACGTGCTCGAAGCGGGTCATGTCGGGATTTGGTGGGCGGTCACGATTTCCGCTGTAGCCGGCTCACTTCTGACATTCTGGTGGTTCTCCAGGGGAAACTGGCTGAAAACCAGGGTCAAGGGCGACTGA